The Arachis ipaensis cultivar K30076 chromosome B03, Araip1.1, whole genome shotgun sequence region TATCCAAATTTTTTATCCTCTAAAATtatcaataattaaaatatataaaaaaaaataaatatattttaaaaaagctaaaaaaataaattatgactCTCAAATATTATTCATATTGAATTTGgattatttgaattttaaatttttatttgagaGGGTAAAATGTGATTTCTCTTATATTTTTTGTTATCTTActtatgaaataaatggtgaaaaattatattttatcttttaaaataaaatttaaaattgagaaGATCTAAATCTATTCATATATAAtataggagagagaaagaggggagAGAGAGTGATTTAATTTTGAagtcaaaagaagaaaagaaaaatccaaaGAGATCATTAAATAGGAGAAGAAAAAATTGGAAGGAAGATCCatgaattaaatttgaaaatgaggagaaattaaaataaaatttaatgagTTCAACGCTGAGTAAGGGTGAGCTAGCAGCAGTGAGGCAGTGACGCTATAAAAGGCGCGTAGAGAAATTCTTGTGAACGGAATGAGTGAgagcgaaaaagaaaaagaaaaagaaaaacaaaatagaggAGAGGGCCCTACACCCCTTGCGATTACGAAAACATTTCTTACCAAACCAAAAACAAAACACactcttttttctctctttagTTAGTTTGAGTTCAACTTAAGCTATGGATTCTCCAAGAAGGTACTACACCCACCACCACCATGGCAGCCCTAACAGCAGCACAAGCAGCAACAACAGCAATGCCCTCCTCCAACTGCCGCCAACACCACCCCCTCCGCCGCCGTTTCAGAGGAACCTCGGGAGATCCGAACCGGCAAGTTCTTTCCCGACAACATTCATTCAGGCTGACCGTAATTCCTTCAAGCACGTTGTTCAGATGCTCACCGGCCGCAAGGACGCCACCGCCGGCGGAAGCAAGAGCTGCCACCAGCACCATATCCCTCCGATGAAGACATTTCCCAACAAGAAGCAGCAGCAATCGGGTTTCAAGCTCTACGAAAGGAGGAACAATCTCAAGCTGAATCCTCTGCTGCCCCCGGCTGGTCGAGCTTCATCCAATAACAACATTAACGTTAATGTTATTAACGTTGTTTCTCCTCgaaatcatcatcaccatcatcaccaccaccatcatcatcatgaatTGCTGTCACCGAGCATCCTCGATTTCCCTGCTCTGGTTCTTAGCCCTGTCACTCCACTCATTCCGGACCCGTTTGGTCGTTCCTCCTCCCCCGCCGCCGCCACTCCTGTTTTGGATAGGGAGGCTGAAGAGAGGGCCATAAACGAGAAAGGGTTTTACCTCCATCCTTCTCCAGCAACCACTCCTAGGGAGGCTCAACCCCGCCTCCTCCCTCTCTTCCCAACTGCAGCTTCTCCTTCATCGCCTTAGATTCCCCCTCTCTTAAATTTCTTTTCGGGTTCCGTTTCTCCTTTAGATTTTGTTTAAGACTTTTATATCAATGGCATTGATGAGGATGAGGACTGAGGAGACAGGGTGAGAGATTAAAATTGTAATGGGGGAGTTATTTTACATTGTCGATCGATAatcaaataaattattattattattattctgcaATTAATTGTATTTGCAAAATAGTACTCTAggtttccttttattttctttactttcttttgcTCTGTTTCCTGCTCTGTTCTGAGTGAATGAGTGAGTGAAAGAGAAAGTAGAGCCCAACTTTGACTCTTTTTATATCCTTCTTTAAATGGGGGTGCAGAAAAACAAATACAAAGGCAAGTTCTCGTTCAAAAATGTGAAACTGATTAATGATATAATATTCCCATAATTAACACACACATAATTATTATTTGAAGCCATGGTAATGAATTGGAAATTAATATTGTAAGAGACAATGTTTGAAGTAAACAACGATCATAAATTGGTTTCTCTTTCTCTAGCCTCTTGAATGTAGGTCGTGCAAGGTGGCTATGAAATTCAGAGGGACTTTAAATTTACACTGGTGTGCGTGATGAAATGCTTGCATGCATTAATGGGCGTGTTTGAATTTCTTCTTCTGCGATTCAACTCTGTGTCTGTGGTTGCTTCAATCTGAGGGCACGCATCAATAATTGGCAACAATAAATATAACAATAATGAACGTTATAACAAAGCGCAGGGTGGTTTTCGTTCACagagaactaagagaatcaaattGGCTTTCATTTGGATCATTAGAATCATCCGTTGTTTTTTAATATACAACGTAGTTTGTGTACATAATTCAGCATTGCAAGGATTCTTACAAATTAATAAAGTGACTTTTTATAGTAAGAATTTTTTAACGTAAAAATATCGGCTCAACAATTGATACCTATCATGTTACACTTTAACtaaaaaattgtttttttaaGAACGATTTAGTTGTAATATGGAAAAAAATCGATTagtttaatttgatttaaataaATCACTCttacaaaataaatcaatttttttagcCTACCGCAACATAGTACATCTATGTGTGTCATTGAACTTGTATCTTTATCTGAAAAGAACTCTAATAACCTCTATATGAGTTTCTCTccacttttaaaaattaaaaaaatgatacATTATGttaaataagtattttttttGAACAAGAGAGCTCAATACAATAAGTAGAGCAAGAAGAAcaagcaaataaaaaaattaaaaaaaattgaaaagaaactCATCAACCATTTTTTGTGTTCCTCCTTTCTATAGTGTACTCCTGATTTTGTACTCCTAATTTTATATTCATGGAAATATCTTCAATCACTCTAATCTTACTAAAACTCTGTCAATCCAATTGCAAGATCGCTAAGCAGAAGTGCACCAGCATATCTTCTTTTATCCAATCTGACAGCATCCTTTCTCCCCCCACTTGCACAATCTTGTTGAAATCTCCCATAAAGACTGACATAACTCTGTAATATAACTCAATTTCTTCCGCACAGCAAATTTCTCTTCTCTTGTATGAACTCTATACACCACAAAAAGCataattgaaattatttttagCAAGACCTCTTCAACACACGACCAAAACTCTCCTTTATGACAACGACTCATTTTAAACATTATTTCATCCCAAATTAATAGTAAACCACTTTGAGACTCCGACTCAACATATTGTCATCCCGCAGCATTATTCTCCCGAATTCTTATTACATCAAACTTCGTCGTTACCTGCCACTTAATCTCAAATAAGTCCAACGTATTCAACTTAAATTTTTCTTGAGGTTTTTGACCATGCTCAATTTCTCATCACCTATTAACCCCCTAACATTCTAAGaacaaattattttaataaactattacacacatttttttttatttttgggccTACAGCGTCTTACTTTCTCTTTCTGTTTTGCCAGTCTTCTTTTCTGAGCAATTTCTTCATTCTGTGCTTGGAGAATAACCATAATATCATCTTCTTTATTGTATAAAATTGCACCTGATTCCAACACGAGGTCCCAAGTTTTTCTATTTTCAAGCATTGCTCCtccaaaatattatttatgtttCCCTTACTTCCTTCATTCTTGTCCGAACCACCATCATCAACCACCCTCTTCCCAACTACTTCTTCATCGTGTTACGATAGCTCCCCCTGTCTCTTGGTCAATGTTGTTCCCTTCATGCCGAAATCCATGCCACTATTATTCACAATGTCATCCCTATCACGCTTTCCTTCATTAACGTCTTATACACCATCATTATCAACATACACACCCAACCCACCAGTCCCTCCATTCAATGTTACCGCCGGGAGAGTAGCGGTTTGGTTCTCCGCCACCAACTCTTCGTCGATCTCACGACCCAACATAGGTGGCGTCAGGGTTGGTGGATTTTCCTTGCCACGTTGAACCTTCTTGGTCAGTCTTTAGTTTTCCTCCTTCAACACCGATTGGGTCTCCCTCGATTTTCTCCGCGCCGGTTTCCGGCGCAAATTTCACAGATGCAGCTTCCTGCACACTTGTCGTAGACCCTTCTCTAGCGTGCCCATCCTATCGTAAAAACTGTGTTCTATTTCCATCAAACCTGATTCAGAAAAAATGTTAAATAagtatttacaaaaaaaatattaaataagtaTTTAATTATCTATTAGAAAAAATCTTTACCTTTTTActatttcttctcttcatcttaacATGCATCTAATAATATTAGTAATCTATTTTTAAATTACCGTAAACTTCAACAAACTATACTAGTAAATTTACAAAAGAGTTAATTTTAAGGgtaaaattcaggtgcagtcaacttcacgtgaagttaatagcTAAGAGTCGTTAGGTGAaaattagtcaaatcagtcaaattatctaacggctctcagttatcaacttcacgtgaagtctaCTTTTCCTGAGCTTCTACCTCATTTTAATTAATAATGTAAATACATTTCTTCTTTGACTACATTATCTTTTTGTTGATTATTTGCATAgtagatataaaaaaaataattatttttctaacGCAATAATACGTAATTGAATACGTGTATAAAATTTATTCACTTAAATCCTTAAAAGGAAAATCATTTAAAAGTTTAGTAAATGACTGTTTGATATGGAAGAGTAGTAATGTTTGGATTATTCATACCGATAAGAATTCTATCGTTTCCTGATGGTGTGAGATATGAAATGATGATTACTAGTACCCATAAATATATCTAGTGATGAAGGGGcgttgaaatttttattttattttgttttatcgtCTGTGGTAGGGAGTAGGGACCCCATTTCATTTGAGTCAGGGTGTAGTAGGAAAAAGGTTGAGCAGCCGTAAAAAGCAATGATGCAAAGATAGatagttccttttttttttcgcccTCGGATTCAGTATTTTTTTACTCAAAGGCCAAGAGGATCAGAGGAATCGAGTGGGACTACAAATTGTGATcatgaaaggaaagaaaaagatggAAATGGGAAAGCCAGAAAACATGGCATTGACGTGACAACTTTGTGTTTGTTGTTTGTTTGTTCGTTTGTTTGGTTCTGAGGGTTACATGATTTTTGTGGACTTTGCAACTCTTGGTTGGTGCTACATTTATTGGGAATTTGAAACTTAACATGTGCACTGCTCTGAAGCCCTTGGTCGCATTATGTCATTATCTACGTACCCACCCCNNNNNNNNNNNNNNNNNNNNNNNNNNNNNNNNNNNNNNNNNNNNNNNNNNNNNNNNNNNNNNNNNNNNNNNNNNNNNNNNNNNNNNNNNNNNNNNNNNNNNNNNNNNNNNNNNNNNNNNNNNNNNNNNNNNNNNNNNNNNNNNNNNNNNNNNNNNNNNNNNNNNNNNNNNNNNNNNNNNNNNNNNNNNNNNNNNNNNNNNNNNNNNNNNNNNNNNNNNNNNNNNNNNNNNNNNNNNNNNNNNNNNNNNNNNNNNNNNNNNNNNNNNNNNNNNNNNNNNNNNNNNNNNNNNNNNNNNNNNNNNNNNNNNNNNNNNNNNNNNNNNNNNNNNNNNNNNNNNNNNNNNNNNNNNNNNNNNNNNNNNNNNNNNNNNNNNNNNNNNNNNNNNNNNNNNNNNNNNNNNNNNNNNNNNNNNNNNNNNNNNNNNNNNNNNNNNNNNNNNNNNNNNNNNNNNNNNNNNNNNNNNNNNNNNNNNNNNNNNNNNNNNNNNNNNNNNNNNNNNNNNNNNNNNNNNNNNNNNNNNNNNNNNNNNNNNNNNNNNNNNNNNNNNNNNNNNNNNNNNNNNNNNNNNNNNNNNNNNNNNNNNNNNNNNNNNNNNNNNNNNNNNNNNNNNNNNNNNNNNNNNNNNNNNNNNNNNNNNNNNNNNNNNNNNNNNNNNNNNNNNNNNNNNNNNNNNNNNNNNNNNNNNNNNNNNNNNNNNNNNNNNNNNNNNNNNNNNNNNNNNNNNNNNNNNNNNNNNNNNNNNNNNNNNNNNNNNNNNNNNNNNNNNNNNNNNNNNNNNNNNNNNNNNNNNNNNNNNNNNNNNNNNNNNNNNNNNNNNATATTCATAAAATTACATTTTAAACAATGTATATTACCTTTATAATAATATTGATTGATACGGGTTCATTACCTATCAATAAATGAAGTATAGTTTAATTTGTTTTGCATGTCGCATGCGATAATTTGCCTTCTCCTAACAAAATCATCAACATAATCCACTACCCTTCTCATCGTTAGTCGCATGCATagatcttttttttatatatgatgAATAAAATTTAAGCGAGACACGCGGaatagcggcggttttaaaccgtcGCAAAACAATATATCATCGTTTTCAAAAACTTTACGGGTAGAGGTGTATATGAGCCTGGCTATACTGGGTTTGGCCTATTTCAGGTCCGACCCGAAAAATATACTGAGTCTAATTTTTAGACTCTAACTCGGGTCTAGACCCAATGAAACCTACACACATTCTAGCCGGGTGAAAATCGAGTAAAAACCGAGTCTTTAGCatgtaaaattttttaaattttcaaccattatttcacaattcatatagtaaaattcacttaaaaaattataacaagaaccaaccattctttaaaattaaaacataaccacaatcaatactaatattgtctaataacaccaaatagtTAAGTcacatacaaataacacaatattatgctaAAGTCTTGTACTTCCTAAACATAGAACTTTAATTCATAGTCTTTATAACACAAAACATTAACCACTGAAGAATCGTCATCATCCATCAATTGCTATTAATGTTGTCAACTTGTTCCTTGTGATATGGATGCATTAGTAAAACCTACAAATTACAAAACATATAAAATTACTCACTTTCATATGGTgataactatatttttcttggcAATGATTACATTTAGCCTGATGTTGTCCTTTTGTCTCAGAAGTTTAGTAAAATGCTGCCAAACATATGATTTTTTTCCCTTACAAATAACTTCTAGATATTCATGGTTTGtatctttgttttcttcatcTAGTTGTGGTGCATTAGGTGGAGGAACACAATTATCTTTCATGATTGCGGAGGCATCAATAACAGGAATAGGAGCAGCAAGATTTTCAACTTCAATTTCTATTATTTTGTTCTCTTCCGTCATTGGTAGAGAAACACAATTATCTCCTCCTTCCATTATTCATAtcctaaacaaataaaatcaagacttaattaaaaatttctcctaattttaagataaaaaatcAGATGCATCTTCATTCGAGATTAATACTTAAAAATTTATAAGTAGTTTGACATATTCGATTAAATtgatatataaaaattttttactaTCAACTTAGGAATTCTTGTAGCTAGGCTATGCTACTATATATTAATccttaagtaaataaataaatatttaattaacttatatataaaatttaaaaattaagaagataattaaataaaaattaaaaagatatattATAGCTCATTTAACAATAACATATATGtggaattttcttttctttttcatgatatgACCATGACCATGACCATATATATCAAATTATACAGACCAATCATACATCACGGGTGGGAAGACTGAAAAATTATTGGTTCAATCAAAATGAGATTGCACAGGTATATTAGGGAAGTGAACTAATACGGTCCCATTCATCAATAATCTAAAAGAATATAATGATGATTACAATATAGTTATGGATAGTGATCTGAGTGCAATAAATTAAAGCAAGAGCAATTTCAACGTTAATTAACTATCAGTCTTTTACCTCCTGCTAAATCTTTTGCAAAAGAATAAAAGTACGtgaaaattcaatttcaattaatttcgtgtaaaattgataattaaaaattgttagataattatttaattaaatttgtttaattatttaataatttttaactattaaatttatataaaattaactaTATCNNNNNNNNNNNNNNNNNNNNNNNNNNNNNNNNNNNNNNNNNNNNNNNNNNNNNNNNNNNNNNNNNNNNNNNNNNNNNNNNNNNNNNNNNNNNNNNNNNNNNNNNNNNNNNNNNNNNNNNNNNNNNNNNNNNNNNNNNNNNNNNNNNNNNNNNNNNNNNNNNNNNNNNNNNNNNNNNNNNNNNNNNNNNNNNNNNNNNNNNNNNNNNNNNNNNNNNNNNNNNNNNNNNNNNNNNNNNNNNNNNNNNNNNNNNNNNNNNNNNNNNNNNNNNNNNNNNNNNNNNNNNNNNNNNNNNNNNNNNNNNNNNNNNNNNNNNNNNNNNNNNNNNNNNNNNNNNNNNNNNNNNNNNNNNNNNNNNNNNNNNNNNNNNNNNNNNNNNNNNNNNNNNNNNNNNNNNNNNNNNNNNNNNNNNNNNNNNNNNNNNNNNNNNNNNNNNNNNNNNNNNNNNNNNNNNNNNNNNNNNNNNNNNNNNNNNNNNNNNNNNNNNNNNNNNNNNNNNNNNNNNNNNNNNNNNNNNNNNNNNNNNNNNNNNNNNNNNNNNNNNNNNNNNTTattcttaaataaatttaatttcaaaaaatcaaaatactATCACTTTAATTTTTACATTCTCTTTAAGTATATTTGAttcttataaaaataaaatttgaataataAAGTAGTAATACTCTAATCACATATGCCCTAAAAGTAACTAGGTTTGGCATTGTTTGTGAATTGTGAGCAGAACTAACGTTAGAATAATGGTTAAACGCGCGAGTTAGCATGCTATGTTAGTTTGCTATATATTCTGATCTGTTGACTAATAAAATGAATAATAATGTAAAGAGTAAATACTTCTTTCGATCCCTGATAATTAtcttaaaagaataatgaaattTCCAAAAAAATACTTAATctgatttttgattttttttttttttgagatttaTTAGTCCTTATACAAAGAAAaacattaactttttttttgaCACAATTAtccttttaaaataattattagagatcgaatcaaatttttttttatcaaaaatatcaTTATCTTTCGAAATAATTATCAAAAACTATTTTAGATTTTTCTCTAATGTGTAGATAGTGGTACTTTAACTGCATAAGGACAGCCGATGAGGATCCAAGTTGCCTAACGCTAGTTTGGATTTTCGAACGTACAATGCAATTTTAGTTAGAATATTATTATTCCATGTGTATGGTGATGACTTTGAAAACTAAG contains the following coding sequences:
- the LOC107634682 gene encoding VQ motif-containing protein 4-like codes for the protein MDSPRRYYTHHHHGSPNSSTSSNNSNALLQLPPTPPPPPPFQRNLGRSEPASSFPTTFIQADRNSFKHVVQMLTGRKDATAGGSKSCHQHHIPPMKTFPNKKQQQSGFKLYERRNNLKLNPLLPPAGRASSNNNINVNVINVVSPRNHHHHHHHHHHHHELLSPSILDFPALVLSPVTPLIPDPFGRSSSPAAATPVLDREAEERAINEKGFYLHPSPATTPREAQPRLLPLFPTAASPSSP